A section of the Solitalea canadensis DSM 3403 genome encodes:
- a CDS encoding outer membrane beta-barrel protein — MVKFIYAVSVVLLITGVCRAQDKPDNKVGVLFAVGASTIAPAQSSDGFEHSYDPGFCLHIIGYYNYFFTEHLVLEPGFGFIANNFTEQLTVGTAGAKVGYEVKNTYLALPITVQYVFNKIRVGIGPEVNYLIRTKSDRYDVVNFTDFTYGLSTLVDYKVSYFRIGLNYKMSFAKTFDPATNIFDKSGKYQNLLLTFRYEL, encoded by the coding sequence ATGGTAAAATTTATATACGCAGTCTCAGTTGTTTTATTAATCACAGGCGTTTGCCGTGCGCAAGATAAACCCGATAATAAGGTGGGAGTATTATTTGCGGTTGGTGCCAGTACAATTGCTCCCGCCCAATCAAGTGACGGTTTTGAGCATAGCTATGATCCGGGTTTTTGTTTACATATTATTGGGTATTATAATTACTTCTTTACTGAGCATTTGGTATTGGAGCCTGGCTTCGGATTTATAGCGAATAATTTCACCGAACAACTTACCGTTGGAACTGCCGGTGCTAAGGTGGGCTATGAGGTTAAGAATACTTACCTCGCATTACCGATTACTGTACAATATGTTTTTAATAAAATTAGGGTAGGAATTGGTCCTGAAGTTAATTATCTGATACGGACAAAGAGTGATCGTTATGATGTCGTTAATTTTACCGATTTTACTTATGGTTTATCGACGTTGGTTGATTATAAGGTTTCGTATTTCCGCATCGGCTTAAACTATAAGATGTCTTTTGCTAAAACTTTTGATCCGGCTACCAACATTTTTGATAAATCAGGCAAGTACCAAAATCTGCTACTCACGTTTAGGTATGAATTATAA